A region of Terriglobales bacterium DNA encodes the following proteins:
- a CDS encoding DUF2085 domain-containing protein, with protein sequence MEEQIPRPPLRARDDNPHPVLVSALPTALASAGVGAPLLSLAGFPLLSFAIWQFFSLVCHQDPARSFWIAGMPVAVCARCLGIYLGAAAGAWVEASRKTLLRALAIVLAASLLDFAAEMAGVHGNWPLARFALGAMLGGTMGALVANSLRREGAGQASLATD encoded by the coding sequence ATGGAAGAGCAGATCCCTCGCCCGCCGCTGCGGGCTCGGGATGACAATCCGCATCCGGTGTTGGTGAGCGCCTTGCCCACTGCACTCGCATCGGCAGGAGTCGGCGCGCCGCTATTGTCACTCGCTGGATTTCCCCTCCTAAGTTTCGCCATTTGGCAGTTCTTCTCGCTGGTGTGTCATCAGGATCCGGCGCGTTCGTTCTGGATCGCGGGCATGCCGGTTGCGGTGTGCGCGCGCTGTCTGGGCATCTACCTGGGAGCTGCCGCAGGCGCGTGGGTCGAGGCCAGCCGGAAGACACTGCTCAGGGCGCTGGCCATCGTGCTTGCAGCCAGCTTGCTGGATTTCGCGGCCGAGATGGCAGGAGTGCACGGCAACTGGCCGCTGGCGCGCTTCGCTTTAGGTGCAATGCTGGGTGGGACGATGGGAGCCCTGGTGGCGAACTCACTGCGCCGCGAGGGCGCAGGTCAAGCAAGCCTGGCCACGGATTAG
- a CDS encoding glycine C-acetyltransferase, with the protein MTTATRANPLSYLTDQLNDLKQKGTYFRLRVLEDEQAPVCTFDGKRVINLASNNYLGLTTHPKLREAALEATRKFGVGSGAVRTIAGTMSLHMELEEKIARFKNVEASVVFQSGFTANAGTVSAVLGREDFIVSDELNHASIIDGARLSRATIKVFRHKDVAHAEEQLKEIAGQPGRKLLITDGVFSMDGDIAPLPALCDLAEKYGAIMMVDDAHASGVLGRNGRGTIDHFGVHGRVDIQVGTLSKAIGALGGYVCGTRDLIEFLYHRGRPFLFSTSHPPSVAATCIAAFEVLEQEPERIEKLWENTRFFKKELGVLGFNIGGVNTPASETPITPVIVGEGRLAMEFSRELFAAGVMATGIAFPTVPEGKARIRTIVTATHTREELEKALETLGRVGKKLGIIL; encoded by the coding sequence ATGACGACCGCAACGCGCGCCAATCCTCTTTCCTATCTCACCGACCAGCTCAACGACCTGAAGCAGAAGGGCACGTACTTCCGCCTGCGGGTGCTGGAGGACGAGCAGGCCCCGGTGTGTACGTTCGACGGCAAGCGGGTGATCAACCTGGCCTCGAACAACTACCTGGGCCTGACCACGCACCCCAAGCTGCGTGAAGCCGCGCTCGAAGCTACGCGCAAGTTCGGCGTGGGATCGGGAGCGGTGCGCACCATCGCCGGAACCATGTCCTTACACATGGAACTGGAAGAGAAGATTGCGCGCTTCAAGAACGTCGAGGCCTCGGTAGTGTTCCAGTCCGGATTCACCGCCAACGCAGGGACGGTTTCGGCGGTGCTGGGGCGCGAAGACTTCATCGTCTCCGACGAGCTGAACCACGCCTCCATCATTGACGGGGCACGGCTATCCCGCGCCACCATCAAGGTCTTCCGGCACAAGGACGTCGCCCACGCGGAGGAGCAACTGAAAGAAATCGCCGGACAGCCAGGCCGCAAGCTGCTGATCACCGACGGCGTATTCTCCATGGACGGCGACATCGCACCACTGCCCGCGCTCTGCGACCTGGCGGAGAAGTACGGCGCCATCATGATGGTGGATGACGCGCACGCTTCGGGCGTGCTGGGGCGCAACGGCCGCGGCACCATCGACCACTTCGGCGTGCACGGGCGCGTGGACATTCAGGTGGGTACGCTGTCGAAGGCGATCGGCGCGCTGGGTGGATACGTGTGCGGCACGCGCGACCTGATCGAGTTCCTGTATCACCGCGGGCGGCCGTTCCTCTTCTCGACTTCGCATCCGCCTTCCGTTGCGGCCACCTGCATTGCAGCCTTCGAGGTCCTGGAGCAGGAGCCGGAGCGCATCGAGAAGCTGTGGGAGAACACGCGCTTCTTCAAAAAGGAACTGGGCGTGTTGGGCTTCAACATCGGCGGCGTGAACACGCCGGCCAGTGAGACGCCCATCACGCCGGTCATCGTCGGTGAAGGGCGACTGGCCATGGAGTTCTCGCGCGAGCTGTTTGCCGCGGGCGTAATGGCGACCGGAATCGCCTTTCCGACGGTGCCCGAGGGCAAGGCCCGCATCCGCACCATCGTTACGGCCACGCATACGCGGGAGGAACTGGAGAAGGCGCTGGAGACGTTGGGAAGGGTGGGGAAGAAGCTGGGGATTATTTTGTGA